A window of the Thermodesulfobacteriota bacterium genome harbors these coding sequences:
- a CDS encoding GTP-binding protein, protein MSKEKFERGKPHLNIGTVGHVDHGKTTLTAAITKVLEKAGG, encoded by the coding sequence ATGTCTAAGGAGAAATTTGAGAGAGGTAAGCCGCACTTAAACATAGGAACTGTGGGTCACGTAGACCACGGAAAGACGACATTGACAGCGGCGATCACAAAAGTACTAGAGAAGGCAGGTGGA